The proteins below come from a single Caenibius sp. WL genomic window:
- a CDS encoding long-chain fatty acid--CoA ligase — MPDLLRQAVDRTPDAPLVDFLGRTYSYRAIWQAAQRFAAGLQQAGFGRGDRIGLYLPNVPHYVSAYYGAMLAGTTLVNFSPLYSAEELEAQVVNSGTRLLVTVDSAALLPTALDVLDNSPLERLIVTRLADMLPFPKNWALRLLGRKQLTPVPARADVTAWDGFLSPGAPEPVAIDPERDLALLQYTGGTTGTPKGAMLTHQNLTANARQVKAIDPDQGRRDMVLGVLPLFHVFANTCVLNRTVANGGCIAMLPRFDVKQVLATSRRARPTSLFAVPTMYQALLEHPALRREDFASLRETISGGAPLPLPLKRSFEERTGVKVIEGYGLTESSGVVATNPLQGENRAGTIGQPLPQTRVRLLDKDDPLRDPPPGEPGELAVAGPQVMQGYWNRPDAAATAFVERDGERWLRTGDIAVIEPDGFLRIVDRLKDMINVGGFKVFPSVLEKHLLDHPAVKEALVIGVPDAYHGERPRAYVTLEDGAPPVTGDELLQWLTPHIGKHERIESVVIRPSLPKTAIGKLDRKALVAEVLGAQG; from the coding sequence GTGCCCGATCTCCTGCGGCAGGCGGTGGACAGAACCCCCGATGCGCCGCTGGTCGATTTTCTCGGCCGGACCTATTCCTACCGCGCGATATGGCAGGCCGCGCAACGCTTCGCGGCCGGATTGCAGCAGGCCGGTTTCGGCCGGGGGGACCGGATTGGGCTCTATCTGCCCAATGTCCCGCATTATGTTTCGGCCTATTACGGGGCCATGCTGGCGGGGACGACGCTGGTCAATTTTTCCCCGCTCTATTCGGCCGAGGAACTGGAGGCGCAAGTCGTCAATTCCGGCACCCGTTTGCTGGTCACGGTGGATTCGGCGGCGCTGCTGCCCACGGCATTGGATGTGCTCGACAATTCGCCGCTCGAACGGCTGATCGTCACCCGGCTGGCTGATATGCTGCCGTTCCCCAAGAACTGGGCGCTGCGCCTGCTGGGCCGCAAGCAGCTCACCCCGGTTCCCGCACGGGCCGATGTCACCGCGTGGGATGGTTTCTTGTCCCCCGGGGCGCCGGAGCCGGTGGCGATTGATCCCGAACGCGATCTGGCCCTGCTGCAATACACCGGCGGCACCACCGGCACCCCCAAGGGGGCGATGCTGACGCACCAGAATCTCACCGCAAATGCCCGGCAGGTCAAAGCGATCGACCCCGATCAGGGACGGCGGGACATGGTGTTGGGCGTGCTGCCGCTGTTCCATGTCTTCGCCAACACCTGCGTGCTCAACCGCACGGTCGCCAACGGCGGCTGTATCGCGATGCTGCCGCGGTTCGATGTGAAGCAGGTGCTGGCCACCAGCCGCCGGGCGCGGCCGACATCGCTGTTCGCGGTGCCGACGATGTATCAGGCGCTGCTGGAGCATCCCGCGCTGCGGCGGGAGGATTTCGCGTCGCTGCGCGAAACGATATCGGGCGGCGCGCCTTTGCCCTTGCCGCTCAAGCGCAGCTTCGAGGAGCGCACCGGGGTCAAAGTGATCGAAGGATACGGGCTGACCGAAAGCAGCGGCGTGGTGGCGACCAATCCGTTGCAGGGCGAAAATCGTGCGGGCACGATCGGCCAGCCCCTGCCGCAGACCCGGGTGCGGCTGCTCGACAAGGACGATCCCCTGCGCGATCCCCCGCCAGGCGAACCGGGCGAACTGGCCGTGGCCGGGCCGCAGGTGATGCAGGGTTACTGGAACCGCCCGGATGCCGCCGCGACGGCTTTCGTCGAGCGTGACGGGGAGCGCTGGCTGCGCACCGGCGATATCGCCGTGATCGAGCCTGACGGCTTCCTGCGCATTGTCGATCGGCTGAAGGACATGATCAATGTCGGCGGCTTCAAAGTCTTCCCCAGCGTGCTCGAAAAGCATCTGCTGGATCATCCGGCGGTGAAGGAAGCGCTCGTGATCGGCGTGCCCGATGCCTATCACGGGGAAAGGCCGCGTGCTTATGTCACGCTGGAAGATGGCGCCCCGCCGGTGACGGGGGACGAACTGCTGCAATGGCTCACCCCGCATATCGGCAAGCATGAGCGGATCGAATCGGTGGTTATCCGGCCATCTCTGCCGAAGACGGCGATCGGGAAACTGGATCGCAAGGCGCTGGTGGCCGAAGTGCTGGGGGCGCAGGGCTGA
- a CDS encoding glutamate-5-semialdehyde dehydrogenase produces the protein MTVDNLAIAEAETVLTETPDLLIERLAHAGRAAQRVLARMDDPAKARALHLAAQALRDAEPDILAANARDMEAGAARGLTSALLDRLRLDSARLAGIADAVDAVADLPDPVGDVIDRAERPNGLQLSRVRVPIGLIGIIYESRPNVTVDAAVLCVRAGNATLLRGGSEAIHSNRALLAALIKGLMAGGVPADAVQLMPTQDRAAVGAMLQATGLIDMIIPRGGKSLVARVQADARVPVLAHLDGICHTYIHPSADVAMARTVALNAKMRRTGICGAMETLLLDAAFPAAQDLVGDLIDAGCELRGDARAQALDSRILPATADDWDTEYLDAVLSVAIVDGLDAALEHIARHSSGHTDAIIAGDPEVAERFLAEVDSAIVMVNVSSQFADGGEFGLGAEIGIATGRIHARGPVALEGLTTYKWQVRGNGQTRP, from the coding sequence ATGACTGTTGATAATCTCGCTATCGCCGAAGCTGAAACCGTGCTGACCGAAACGCCCGACCTGTTGATCGAACGCCTTGCCCATGCAGGCCGTGCGGCGCAGCGCGTTCTGGCCCGTATGGACGATCCGGCCAAGGCGCGGGCGTTGCATCTGGCGGCGCAGGCGTTGCGCGATGCGGAGCCGGACATTCTCGCGGCCAACGCGCGCGACATGGAAGCGGGCGCGGCGCGGGGCCTGACATCCGCCCTGCTGGATCGCCTGCGGCTGGATTCCGCGCGGCTGGCGGGCATTGCCGACGCGGTGGATGCGGTGGCGGACCTGCCCGATCCGGTGGGCGATGTGATCGATCGCGCCGAACGCCCCAACGGCCTGCAGCTTTCCCGCGTGCGGGTGCCGATCGGGCTGATCGGGATCATCTACGAAAGCCGCCCCAACGTCACGGTGGATGCCGCCGTGCTCTGCGTGCGCGCAGGCAATGCGACGCTGCTGCGCGGGGGGAGCGAGGCGATCCATTCGAACCGCGCGCTGCTGGCCGCGCTCATCAAGGGGCTGATGGCGGGCGGGGTGCCCGCCGATGCCGTGCAGCTGATGCCGACGCAGGACCGCGCGGCCGTGGGCGCGATGCTTCAGGCCACCGGCCTGATCGACATGATCATACCCCGTGGGGGCAAGAGCCTGGTCGCCCGCGTGCAGGCCGATGCACGGGTGCCCGTGCTGGCCCACCTCGATGGCATCTGCCACACCTACATCCATCCTTCGGCGGACGTTGCGATGGCGCGCACTGTCGCGCTCAATGCCAAGATGCGCCGCACCGGCATTTGCGGGGCGATGGAAACGCTGCTGCTGGATGCCGCTTTCCCTGCGGCGCAGGATCTGGTCGGCGATCTGATCGACGCGGGGTGCGAATTGCGCGGCGATGCGCGGGCGCAAGCGCTCGATTCGCGGATTCTTCCCGCGACGGCGGACGACTGGGACACGGAATATCTCGATGCCGTGCTGTCGGTCGCCATTGTCGATGGGCTCGATGCGGCGTTGGAGCATATCGCGCGCCACAGTTCGGGCCATACCGATGCGATTATCGCCGGTGATCCGGAAGTGGCCGAACGGTTCCTGGCCGAAGTCGATTCGGCAATCGTCATGGTCAACGTTTCCAGCCAGTTCGCCGATGGCGGCGAATTCGGCCTCGGCGCCGAAATCGGCATTGCCACGGGGCGCATCCATGCGCGCGGCCCGGTCGCGCTCGAAGGGTTGACCACTTACAAGTGGCAGGTGCGCGGCAACGGGCAGACCCGGCCCTGA
- a CDS encoding nicotinate-nucleotide adenylyltransferase produces MAPACRTPAPRKGPRTGLLGGSFNPAHGGHRRITLFAMEALGLDEAWWLVSPGNPLKPAQGMAPLAARVRSARFMARRAPIRVTAIERIWPSVYTVDTLRALRRRWPKRRFVWLMGADNLAQFHRWKDWRTIAKIMPIAVIARPGYDAAAIASPAMAWLRRYRIDAASFRNRGRWSAPALIELRFDPDPRSATELRHADPEWASRMAGAQPRDQVTHRLIHHGLIHNRLTHHGSGKSGPA; encoded by the coding sequence ATGGCTCCTGCCTGCCGCACCCCTGCCCCGCGCAAGGGGCCGCGGACCGGCCTGCTCGGCGGCAGTTTCAATCCGGCTCACGGTGGCCATCGGCGGATCACTCTGTTCGCGATGGAAGCGCTGGGGCTGGATGAAGCGTGGTGGCTGGTTTCCCCCGGCAATCCGTTGAAACCCGCGCAGGGTATGGCGCCGCTCGCTGCGCGGGTCCGCTCGGCCCGTTTCATGGCCCGCCGCGCGCCGATCCGCGTCACCGCGATCGAACGCATTTGGCCATCGGTCTATACTGTGGACACGCTGCGTGCCTTGCGCCGCCGCTGGCCCAAGCGGCGCTTCGTCTGGCTGATGGGCGCGGACAATCTGGCCCAGTTCCACCGTTGGAAAGACTGGCGCACGATTGCGAAAATCATGCCGATTGCGGTGATTGCCCGGCCGGGTTATGATGCAGCCGCGATTGCGAGCCCCGCAATGGCCTGGCTGCGGCGATACCGTATCGATGCCGCCAGTTTTCGTAACCGGGGTAGATGGAGCGCACCGGCGCTGATTGAATTGCGTTTCGATCCTGATCCGCGTTCGGCGACTGAACTTCGCCACGCCGATCCCGAATGGGCCTCCCGCATGGCGGGGGCGCAGCCCAGGGATCAAGTGACGCATCGCCTGATTCATCATGGCCTCATTCATAACCGCCTTACCCATCATGGCAGCGGGAAGTCGGGCCCGGCATGA
- a CDS encoding DUF1013 domain-containing protein, translating into MSQPTPLMPHATASWLVDNTALTFEQIAEFCGLHILEVQAMADDLASSKYTGRDPIHSGELTHEEIARGQDDPEYRLQMQRAPVSVSRTKGPRYTPVSKRQDKPDGIAWLIRNHPEISDAQIGKLIGTTRNTIAAVRDRSHWNIQNIQPKDPVTLGLCSQRELDAVVAKSAKKAGLEGAAGADNALGGDRQALIEELQAEREAAAKAAAEAAQEAEAQAWLEARRAQQAEDQN; encoded by the coding sequence ATGTCCCAACCGACACCACTTATGCCGCATGCGACCGCTTCCTGGCTGGTCGACAACACGGCGCTCACGTTCGAACAGATCGCCGAATTCTGCGGTCTGCATATCCTGGAAGTGCAGGCGATGGCCGACGATCTGGCCAGCAGCAAGTACACCGGGCGCGATCCGATCCATTCGGGCGAACTGACTCATGAAGAAATCGCCCGGGGGCAGGACGATCCGGAATACCGCCTGCAGATGCAGCGCGCGCCGGTTTCGGTCAGCCGCACCAAGGGGCCGCGCTACACGCCGGTGTCCAAGCGGCAGGACAAGCCCGATGGCATCGCCTGGCTGATCCGCAACCACCCGGAAATCTCCGATGCCCAGATCGGCAAGCTGATCGGCACCACCCGCAACACGATTGCCGCGGTGCGTGACCGTTCGCACTGGAACATCCAGAACATCCAGCCCAAGGACCCGGTGACTCTGGGCCTGTGTTCGCAGCGCGAACTCGATGCCGTGGTCGCCAAGTCGGCGAAGAAGGCCGGGCTTGAAGGCGCGGCTGGCGCGGACAACGCGCTGGGCGGCGATCGTCAGGCGCTGATCGAAGAATTGCAGGCTGAACGCGAAGCCGCTGCCAAGGCCGCCGCCGAAGCAGCACAGGAAGCCGAAGCGCAGGCATGGCTCGAAGCCCGCCGCGCCCAGCAGGCGGAAGACCAGAACTGA
- a CDS encoding peptidoglycan DD-metalloendopeptidase family protein — MANHISGGLGTRLAAWFPDREFFVRSKGQVRFITVSSRVQIAAAALVLAAVLLWIGVMAAVTSGHFLSRAEQNALNRREAQVSQAEDSVSHYRNELKAAAESLRRRQDFLEEMVESLPADAKLESEALHGTAEAAAAEDKTLAKISAILPEAAALARIEARQLAFAERLTRLANRRADSAAAGIRKLGLNPRQMTDDVEEARGGPLEMLSTENNGSLHPRFEQLGLALARMDALERGLAGIPQVLPASLSMISSGFGYRRDPFNAHPAMHSGLDFRGPTGSPIYATAPGKITFRGVQNGYGNTVEISHGNGLVTRYAHMSAFRARLGQEVDAGDIIGAIGSTGRSTGPHLHFEVLINGRAVNPRPFLEAAPHVLKEVRNRTAAERSPPRAAR; from the coding sequence TTGGCTAACCACATTTCCGGCGGACTGGGCACGCGGCTTGCTGCCTGGTTTCCTGACCGCGAGTTCTTCGTGCGCTCGAAAGGTCAGGTTCGCTTCATAACCGTTTCTTCGCGGGTGCAGATCGCCGCAGCCGCGCTCGTGCTCGCGGCTGTCCTGCTGTGGATCGGCGTGATGGCGGCGGTGACGAGCGGCCACTTCCTCTCCCGTGCGGAGCAGAACGCGCTCAACCGGCGCGAAGCCCAGGTAAGCCAGGCCGAAGACAGCGTTTCCCATTATCGCAACGAGCTCAAAGCCGCGGCCGAAAGCCTCAGGCGGCGGCAGGATTTCCTCGAAGAAATGGTGGAAAGTCTGCCCGCCGACGCCAAGCTCGAAAGCGAAGCGCTGCATGGCACGGCCGAAGCGGCGGCCGCGGAAGACAAGACCCTGGCCAAGATCAGCGCCATCCTGCCCGAAGCGGCGGCCCTCGCCCGGATCGAAGCTCGCCAGCTCGCTTTTGCCGAACGGCTGACCCGCCTGGCCAACCGGCGCGCGGACAGCGCGGCGGCGGGGATTCGCAAGCTGGGACTCAACCCGCGCCAGATGACCGACGATGTGGAAGAAGCACGCGGCGGCCCGCTGGAAATGCTGTCGACGGAAAACAACGGCTCGCTCCATCCGCGCTTCGAACAACTGGGTCTGGCGCTGGCCCGGATGGACGCGCTGGAACGCGGGCTGGCCGGCATCCCGCAAGTCCTGCCCGCCAGCCTCAGCATGATTTCCTCGGGCTTCGGCTATCGCCGCGATCCGTTCAACGCGCACCCCGCGATGCATTCCGGCCTCGATTTCCGTGGCCCGACCGGATCGCCGATCTATGCCACCGCGCCGGGCAAAATCACCTTCCGCGGCGTGCAGAACGGCTATGGCAACACAGTTGAAATTAGCCATGGCAATGGGCTCGTAACGCGCTATGCGCATATGTCCGCATTTCGCGCCCGGCTGGGACAGGAAGTCGATGCCGGGGACATCATTGGCGCCATCGGCAGCACGGGCCGCTCCACCGGCCCGCATCTTCATTTCGAAGTGCTGATCAATGGCCGCGCGGTCAATCCGCGTCCTTTTCTGGAGGCTGCCCCTCATGTTCTCAAGGAAGTCCGAAATCGAACCGCAGCAGAGCGTAGCCCGCCCCGTGCAGCACGATAA
- a CDS encoding polymer-forming cytoskeletal protein has product MQHDNHPGGSSLIGSDVTIKGDVVATADLRVDGRIEGDISCASLVQGESSAIVGTITTETARLAGAISGSISARELTVLRTARIEGDVQYDALTIEQGAQVEGRFSHRAPARPATEAASPPKTPGDDEPRLTLAS; this is encoded by the coding sequence GTGCAGCACGATAACCATCCCGGCGGTTCGTCGCTGATCGGCAGCGATGTCACGATCAAGGGCGACGTGGTGGCTACGGCCGATCTGCGCGTCGATGGCCGGATCGAAGGCGATATTTCCTGCGCCAGCCTGGTGCAGGGCGAAAGCAGCGCCATCGTCGGCACGATCACCACGGAAACCGCCCGCCTTGCCGGGGCGATCAGCGGCTCGATCAGCGCCCGCGAACTGACCGTGCTGCGCACCGCGCGGATCGAAGGCGATGTCCAGTACGATGCGCTGACGATTGAACAGGGCGCGCAGGTCGAAGGCCGCTTCTCTCACCGCGCACCGGCCAGGCCGGCCACGGAAGCCGCTTCGCCCCCCAAGACGCCGGGTGACGACGAACCGCGCCTGACGCTCGCCAGCTAA